From Candidatus Binataceae bacterium, one genomic window encodes:
- a CDS encoding VOC family protein: MPNTRSIFHINLNVTNFERSLDFYEILGFRVVRDFGEFGDEQLARGLGAGKGCRGRAVLMMLGDDKHATRLDLIEWKVPPSHGRPYPDLFNIGYCRIALRTKTLLADYQELKARGVRFLSEPQMFHAEGSEAGFVCMTDPDGTVVELIQT, encoded by the coding sequence ATGCCGAACACCAGGTCGATCTTCCACATCAACCTCAACGTCACCAATTTCGAGCGCTCGCTCGATTTCTACGAGATTCTCGGCTTCCGGGTGGTTCGCGACTTCGGTGAATTCGGCGACGAGCAGTTGGCGCGCGGATTGGGCGCCGGCAAGGGTTGTCGCGGGCGCGCCGTGCTGATGATGCTCGGCGACGACAAGCATGCGACGCGCCTCGACCTTATCGAATGGAAGGTCCCGCCGAGCCACGGCCGCCCGTACCCGGATCTGTTCAATATCGGATACTGCCGGATCGCGCTCCGCACAAAGACGCTGCTCGCCGACTACCAGGAGCTTAAAGCCCGGGGCGTCAGGTTTCTCTCCGAGCCGCAGATGTTCCACGCGGAGGGCAGCGAGGCCGGCTTCGTCTGCATGACGGACCCGGACGGAACGGTCGTCGAGCTGATCCAGACCTAG
- a CDS encoding VOC family protein, producing the protein MHKPVDLSHSAFRIADVDKSRAFYEKVLGLKPIPRPDFSFKGMWYGIGSGQIHLIVSEKRQGPDPTGPHIAIEVEDLDATKAELKKMGVPFLDGDAMRAQLKAEDQRRLGRQIWVLDPDGNTVELRKSDA; encoded by the coding sequence ATGCACAAGCCGGTTGACTTGTCCCACTCAGCCTTCAGGATCGCCGACGTCGATAAAAGCCGCGCCTTTTACGAGAAGGTGCTCGGCCTAAAGCCCATCCCGCGTCCCGATTTCAGCTTCAAGGGCATGTGGTACGGGATCGGCAGCGGCCAGATTCACCTGATCGTCAGCGAGAAGCGCCAGGGGCCCGATCCGACCGGTCCCCATATCGCGATCGAGGTCGAGGATCTCGACGCGACCAAAGCCGAGCTCAAGAAGATGGGCGTGCCATTCCTCGACGGCGACGCGATGCGCGCGCAGTTGAAAGCGGAAGACCAGCGCCGTCTCGGCCGCCAGATCTGGGTGCTCGACCCCGACGGCAACACGGTCGAGCTGCGCAAGAGCGACGCCTGA
- a CDS encoding SDR family NAD(P)-dependent oxidoreductase: protein MELKGKNAIVTGAARGIGRGIALKLAEAGANVALVDLGNPRDPALTYNLAAHGELQSAVDEVNSRGVKAAAILADVTRLADCERMAAETVKALGSIDVLVNNAGIIAAGPVAEFSEEAWDRVMAVNAKGPFLCSKAAIPHLLRKKEGAIVNIASIAGKTSRGGLSAYCASKFAVMALTQALAEELGPANIRVNAVCPGLLRTAMWTDVLNQYLSKAWGGNAESLFDNTVGTMCYLGREQTPADIGEAVVYLARADNVTGTSIVVAGGAEIH, encoded by the coding sequence ATGGAACTCAAGGGCAAAAACGCTATCGTCACCGGAGCGGCGCGCGGGATCGGGCGCGGTATCGCGCTCAAACTCGCCGAGGCCGGCGCCAACGTCGCGCTGGTCGATCTCGGGAATCCCCGCGATCCGGCGTTGACCTATAACCTGGCCGCGCATGGCGAGCTTCAAAGCGCGGTCGACGAGGTAAACTCCCGCGGCGTCAAGGCTGCGGCGATCCTCGCGGACGTGACGCGCCTTGCCGACTGCGAGCGGATGGCTGCCGAGACCGTGAAGGCGCTGGGCTCGATCGACGTCCTGGTCAACAACGCGGGCATCATCGCCGCCGGCCCGGTGGCCGAGTTTTCCGAGGAGGCGTGGGACCGCGTGATGGCGGTCAACGCCAAGGGGCCCTTTCTGTGCTCCAAGGCCGCGATCCCCCATCTTTTGCGCAAGAAGGAAGGCGCGATCGTCAATATCGCGTCGATTGCCGGCAAGACCTCGCGCGGCGGCCTCTCAGCGTACTGCGCGAGCAAGTTCGCCGTGATGGCGCTCACGCAGGCGCTGGCCGAGGAGCTCGGCCCGGCCAATATCCGCGTCAACGCCGTATGCCCGGGGCTGCTGCGCACTGCGATGTGGACCGACGTGCTCAACCAGTACCTGAGCAAGGCGTGGGGCGGCAACGCCGAGTCGCTGTTCGACAACACGGTGGGCACGATGTGCTATCTCGGGCGCGAGCAGACGCCCGCCGATATCGGCGAGGCGGTGGTTTACCTGGCCCGCGCCGACAACGTCACCGGCACTTCGATAGTGGTGGCAGGCGGCGCGGAAATTCACTAG
- a CDS encoding LLM class F420-dependent oxidoreductase — protein MDIGFLMAATAECGDLAEIARAAEQSGYESLWMAEHPVIPIGMKTQFPFTPDGKLPDHYARWADPFIALAVAAAVTKRIKLGTGVCLVPERETLITAKMAASLDLVSGGRFLLGVGAGWLREETEAMGANFGLRWKRTREGVEAMRVLWTKREASYQGEMVRFAPLRSEPKPVQKAGPPVLLGAHGPKALERVARTYDGWMPLVASAEELKASVAELRRLAAERGRDPGSIAISPLVDPGENGPSADEIKRYRDAGASRLILISQKALAEVADGKALEWMRRWAPAVERARAI, from the coding sequence ATGGACATCGGCTTTCTGATGGCGGCGACGGCGGAGTGCGGCGACCTTGCCGAGATCGCGCGCGCCGCCGAGCAATCGGGTTACGAATCGCTCTGGATGGCGGAGCATCCGGTGATTCCGATCGGCATGAAGACGCAGTTCCCCTTCACGCCCGACGGAAAACTTCCCGACCATTATGCGCGATGGGCCGATCCGTTCATCGCGCTCGCTGTTGCCGCGGCCGTGACCAAAAGGATCAAACTCGGCACCGGCGTCTGTCTCGTCCCGGAACGCGAGACGCTGATCACGGCCAAGATGGCGGCGAGCCTCGACCTCGTCTCGGGCGGACGGTTTTTGCTGGGGGTCGGCGCGGGATGGCTCCGCGAGGAGACCGAAGCGATGGGCGCGAACTTCGGCCTGCGCTGGAAGCGCACGCGCGAAGGAGTCGAAGCGATGCGCGTCCTGTGGACCAAACGCGAAGCTTCCTACCAGGGCGAAATGGTCAGGTTTGCGCCGCTGCGCTCGGAGCCCAAGCCGGTGCAGAAGGCGGGCCCCCCGGTGCTGCTGGGAGCGCATGGCCCAAAGGCGCTCGAGCGCGTGGCGCGCACGTACGACGGATGGATGCCGCTGGTAGCGAGCGCCGAGGAGCTTAAGGCGAGCGTCGCGGAATTGCGCCGCCTCGCGGCCGAGCGCGGGCGCGACCCCGGCTCGATCGCGATCTCGCCGCTGGTCGATCCGGGCGAGAATGGTCCGTCGGCGGATGAAATCAAACGCTATCGCGACGCAGGCGCGAGCCGTCTTATCTTAATCTCGCAGAAGGCGCTTGCGGAGGTCGCGGACGGCAAGGCGCTCGAATGGATGCGGCGATGGGCGCCGGCGGTCGAACGCGCGCGAGCGATCTGA
- a CDS encoding VOC family protein — MPSFVPINGLHHFAYRCRDAEETRHFYEDLLGLPLVHVIRQDRVPSTREFCPHAHIFFRMTDGSCVAFFDLGDNQSAAPSPNTPEWVNHLALRVGSLAELEAAQARLTAAGIDVLGPTDHHFIKSIYFFDPNGIRLELTTPTLPEAHPTLRKYQRDAHDELAEWTREKSRRHSAHARS, encoded by the coding sequence ATGCCTTCGTTCGTTCCGATCAACGGACTGCATCACTTCGCCTATCGATGCCGCGACGCGGAGGAGACCCGGCATTTCTACGAGGACCTCCTCGGCCTGCCGCTGGTCCACGTCATCCGCCAGGACCGCGTACCGAGCACCCGGGAATTCTGCCCGCACGCGCACATCTTCTTTCGCATGACCGACGGCTCGTGCGTCGCGTTCTTCGACCTCGGCGACAATCAGAGCGCGGCGCCGTCGCCCAACACGCCCGAGTGGGTGAACCATCTCGCGCTGCGCGTCGGCTCGCTCGCCGAACTGGAGGCCGCACAGGCGCGGCTCACCGCGGCCGGTATCGACGTGCTGGGGCCGACCGACCATCACTTCATCAAGTCGATCTATTTCTTCGACCCCAACGGGATCCGCCTCGAGCTGACCACGCCGACGCTGCCGGAGGCTCATCCGACGCTCCGGAAGTACCAGCGCGACGCCCACGACGAACTCGCCGAGTGGACGCGCGAAAAGAGCCGGCGCCACTCCGCTCACGCCCGCTCGTAA
- a CDS encoding DUF1326 domain-containing protein, protein MAPKWQAKGDYFETCNCQTLCPCIFLSPPTEGNCTVLVGWHIQSGKFGDASLDGLNVAAFFYSPGPMHQGNWSAALYLDSRASSEQSDALLKIFSGQAGGVPAALHPLIGKVLGVKSAEIAYNANGRKRHMTIQGVGESEIEALEGAGGADVTISNHPLGIAPGHPSIVSRSKQLKFRDHGYTLDLSGRTGQFSPFTYEG, encoded by the coding sequence ATGGCTCCAAAATGGCAGGCAAAGGGTGATTATTTCGAGACGTGTAACTGCCAGACCTTGTGCCCATGCATATTTCTGAGCCCTCCAACCGAGGGAAACTGCACTGTTCTTGTCGGCTGGCATATCCAATCCGGCAAATTCGGAGATGCTTCTCTTGATGGATTAAACGTCGCCGCGTTCTTTTATTCGCCCGGACCGATGCACCAGGGGAACTGGAGCGCCGCCCTGTACCTGGATTCTCGAGCCTCGTCCGAACAAAGCGACGCCCTCCTCAAAATCTTCTCCGGACAGGCAGGTGGGGTGCCCGCGGCTCTCCATCCGCTGATCGGAAAGGTGCTGGGTGTTAAGAGCGCTGAAATCGCCTACAACGCAAACGGCCGAAAACGCCACATGACGATCCAAGGCGTCGGCGAATCGGAGATCGAAGCGCTCGAGGGGGCCGGCGGGGCGGATGTGACGATCAGCAATCATCCGCTCGGGATCGCTCCGGGCCATCCGAGCATCGTCTCACGTTCAAAGCAGCTCAAGTTTCGCGACCATGGCTATACGCTCGATCTCAGCGGCAGAACCGGACAGTTTTCTCCGTTCACCTATGAAGGCTGA
- a CDS encoding TonB-dependent receptor, translated as MWAVWARGNANGFFSASDFRCAPFCGHPLPRCALRSAELTPPARQFVSGFVKDSLGRPLAGSTITLQSDAGRIIGATTSDDHGLFKFKQPRAGTYSITAQSTGFRPATVLLMLPQSRQSGVEITQESCQALSFPVTASRIGAQNSLSSTGTNKYTLTEHDITNLPQGQATALNEVVLQMPGVALDQNQEIHIRGEHMGIQYQTNGIMLPLDLNTDPTFTQLLNSYLVRSVTLIDGVLPARYGYHSSGITDIRTRNGCDDTHNSVTIFGGQRDTAQGSFELGGCDGNFSYYLTGLFQQSNLGFSSAVPAPDPIHDAVTHGQSFAYLTYTPVPTMKLSLIYGMTLAFNQFPNQANQTPQYQLKHINPAAYPSSAINSGLNQQDYFGVLALNGTWGSDWDYQLAYSAHYNTQTFYPDPIGDLIYQGVASGVPVPETPHSRAASASPATTIIKPQTRDTAPPQRAAFSSRTKIASAAAHARFITPPTNISAMSSQQHPTQNIPWFKPIRIAPRSPARHCVMKKPSGVRHFVRHACFSGVIW; from the coding sequence TTGTGGGCGGTCTGGGCACGGGGTAACGCCAATGGCTTTTTTTCCGCTTCGGATTTTCGCTGCGCTCCTTTTTGTGGCCATCCTCTTCCGCGCTGCGCCCTGCGCAGCGCAGAACTCACACCACCCGCCCGCCAGTTCGTTTCCGGCTTCGTGAAGGACTCTCTTGGAAGGCCGCTGGCGGGTTCGACCATCACCCTCCAGTCCGACGCTGGAAGAATCATCGGAGCGACGACGAGCGACGATCACGGTCTGTTCAAGTTCAAACAACCACGCGCCGGGACCTATTCGATAACCGCGCAAAGTACCGGCTTCAGGCCCGCGACCGTACTGCTCATGCTACCGCAAAGTCGCCAGAGCGGCGTGGAGATTACACAGGAATCCTGCCAGGCGTTGAGCTTTCCGGTGACCGCGAGCCGCATCGGCGCACAGAACAGTCTCTCATCAACCGGAACGAACAAGTACACGCTCACGGAGCATGACATCACAAATCTGCCCCAAGGCCAGGCAACTGCACTGAATGAAGTGGTCCTGCAAATGCCCGGCGTGGCGCTGGATCAAAACCAGGAGATTCACATTCGCGGCGAGCACATGGGCATCCAGTACCAGACGAACGGAATCATGCTGCCCCTCGATCTGAATACCGATCCGACCTTCACTCAGCTGCTGAACTCCTATTTGGTCCGGAGCGTCACTCTAATCGACGGAGTGCTGCCGGCGCGTTACGGATACCACTCCTCGGGAATCACCGACATTCGCACCAGGAATGGCTGCGATGATACGCATAACAGCGTGACAATCTTCGGCGGGCAGCGCGATACGGCGCAGGGAAGCTTCGAACTCGGCGGATGCGACGGTAATTTCAGCTATTACCTGACCGGCCTCTTCCAGCAATCCAACCTTGGCTTCAGCTCAGCAGTGCCAGCACCCGATCCCATCCACGACGCGGTGACTCACGGACAGAGCTTCGCCTACCTGACCTACACCCCGGTGCCGACAATGAAGCTCAGCCTTATCTACGGAATGACGCTTGCGTTCAACCAGTTCCCGAATCAGGCGAACCAGACGCCTCAGTACCAGCTTAAGCACATAAATCCCGCTGCCTATCCGTCGAGCGCCATCAATTCCGGGTTGAATCAGCAGGACTACTTCGGCGTTCTAGCCCTCAACGGAACCTGGGGTTCGGACTGGGATTATCAATTGGCCTACTCGGCGCACTACAATACCCAGACATTTTATCCTGACCCGATCGGCGATCTCATTTATCAAGGCGTCGCTTCCGGCGTGCCGGTTCCCGAGACTCCTCATTCGAGGGCGGCGAGCGCAAGTCCCGCCACCACCATAATCAAGCCGCAAACGCGGGACACGGCGCCGCCCCAACGCGCCGCCTTTTCGAGCAGGACAAAGATAGCGAGCGCCGCCGCCCATGCGAGGTTCATAACGCCGCCCACAAACATCAGCGCCATGAGCAGCCAACAACATCCGACGCAGAACATCCCGTGGTTCAAACCCATCAGAATCGCGCCACGGTCGCCGGCGCGCCATTGCGTCATGAAAAAGCCGAGCGGCGTGCGACACTTCGTCAGGCACGCCTGCTTCAGTGGAGTAATCTGGTAG
- a CDS encoding DUF5985 family protein: MGFAVAGLFFLRFWNRTRDIFFGLFAGAFWLFALNTAIIALFGVEENHIFAYLLRLVGFTLIIGAVFTKNSRSEAYEEELERDQRTISVERRK, encoded by the coding sequence ATGGGGTTCGCCGTAGCGGGGCTGTTCTTCCTGCGTTTCTGGAATCGCACCCGCGACATCTTCTTTGGGCTATTCGCCGGCGCATTCTGGTTGTTCGCGCTCAACACCGCGATCATTGCGCTGTTCGGCGTGGAGGAGAACCACATCTTCGCGTACCTCCTTCGACTAGTCGGCTTCACATTGATCATAGGGGCTGTCTTCACGAAAAACTCTCGCAGCGAAGCGTACGAAGAAGAACTCGAGAGGGATCAACGGACGATATCTGTCGAACGACGCAAATAG
- a CDS encoding DUF5985 family protein — translation MLAPTVYLLCSAASIFCMVLLLRNYLKDRNPLLFWSTLCFVGLAANNLLLVADFVFFPTIDLRLARGFSALASISVLLYGFIWEADRP, via the coding sequence ATGTTAGCCCCAACGGTATATCTGCTATGCAGCGCTGCCAGCATTTTCTGCATGGTTCTGCTGCTGCGTAACTACCTGAAGGATCGGAATCCGCTGCTCTTCTGGAGTACCCTGTGTTTTGTCGGACTCGCTGCCAACAATCTGTTGCTGGTCGCTGATTTTGTCTTTTTTCCCACAATCGACCTGCGCTTGGCGCGCGGTTTTTCCGCTCTCGCGTCAATCTCGGTTCTGCTCTACGGCTTCATTTGGGAAGCAGACCGCCCATGA
- a CDS encoding acyl-CoA dehydrogenase family protein: MADSLKDLDFLDLDEMLGPEERMVRDTVRQFVQREVLPTIERNFASETFPKEIVPQMAELGFFGANLKGYGCAGMNNIAYGLIMQELEAGDSGLRSFASVQSALAMYSIYAWGSEAQKLRYLPEMAKGKLIGCFGLTEPDHGSDPGGMETRAHRDGDGWVLNGTKRWITNGSIADVAVVYAKVPEGITGFLVERGKSGFATRDIHGKFSMRASVTSELIFDDVRLDDGARLPAARGLRAPLSCLTQARYGISWGAIGAARTCYHCALDYTKARKQFTRPLAGYQLVQNKLVAMLTEITKAQLICLRLGQLKDANKMRPEQVSFAKRNNVGMALEVARMARDMLGANGIVTEYPVIRHMLNLETVNTYEGAFDVQTLVLGRDITGLSAFD; the protein is encoded by the coding sequence CATTGAAAGATTTGGATTTCCTTGACCTTGACGAGATGCTCGGGCCCGAGGAACGGATGGTCCGCGACACGGTGCGGCAATTCGTACAGCGCGAAGTACTGCCGACTATCGAGCGCAACTTTGCCAGCGAAACTTTCCCCAAGGAAATAGTGCCGCAGATGGCCGAGCTTGGCTTCTTCGGCGCCAACCTGAAGGGCTACGGATGCGCCGGAATGAACAACATCGCTTACGGCCTCATCATGCAGGAACTGGAGGCTGGCGATTCGGGGCTGCGCTCGTTTGCATCGGTGCAAAGCGCGCTCGCGATGTATTCGATTTACGCCTGGGGCTCCGAGGCGCAAAAGCTCCGCTACCTGCCCGAGATGGCCAAGGGCAAGCTCATCGGATGCTTCGGGCTGACCGAACCCGACCACGGCTCCGACCCGGGCGGGATGGAGACGCGCGCGCATCGCGATGGCGACGGATGGGTGCTCAACGGAACCAAGCGATGGATCACCAACGGCTCGATCGCAGACGTCGCGGTGGTCTATGCCAAGGTTCCCGAGGGCATCACCGGCTTCCTGGTAGAGCGCGGCAAGTCCGGCTTCGCCACCAGGGACATCCACGGCAAGTTCTCGATGCGCGCCTCGGTGACCTCGGAACTGATCTTCGACGACGTGCGGCTGGACGACGGGGCGCGGCTGCCCGCGGCGCGCGGACTGCGCGCGCCGCTCTCGTGTCTGACGCAGGCGCGCTACGGAATTTCATGGGGCGCGATCGGCGCCGCGCGCACCTGCTACCATTGCGCGCTCGACTATACGAAGGCGCGCAAGCAATTCACGCGTCCGCTCGCCGGCTACCAGCTGGTGCAGAACAAGCTGGTCGCGATGCTGACCGAGATCACCAAGGCGCAGCTCATCTGTCTGCGCCTGGGCCAGCTCAAGGACGCCAACAAGATGCGGCCCGAGCAGGTCTCGTTCGCCAAGCGCAATAACGTCGGGATGGCGCTGGAGGTCGCGCGGATGGCGCGCGACATGCTGGGCGCCAACGGAATCGTGACCGAATACCCGGTCATCCGCCACATGCTGAACCTCGAGACCGTCAACACCTACGAAGGCGCCTTCGACGTGCAGACGCTGGTGCTGGGCCGCGATATCACGGGCCTCAGCGCCTTCGACTAG